In the Helianthus annuus cultivar XRQ/B chromosome 11, HanXRQr2.0-SUNRISE, whole genome shotgun sequence genome, one interval contains:
- the LOC110891256 gene encoding cytokinin riboside 5'-monophosphate phosphoribohydrolase LOG3: protein MEVNGDMMVSRFKRICVFCGSSQGKKSSYQDAAIELGKELVSRNIDLVYGGGSIGLMGLVSQAVHDGGRHVIGVIPKTLMPRELTGETVGEVKAVAGMHQRKAEMAKHSDAFIALPGGYGTLEELLEVITWAQLGIHDKPVGLLNVDGYYNSLLSFIDKAVEEGFISPSARHIIISAPTAKVLVRKLEEYVPCHEGVKLNWEIEQLEFTDYDITRC from the exons ATGGAAGTTAATGGTGATATGATGGTGTCAAGGTTCAAGAGGATTTGTGTTTTTTGTGGGAGTAGTCAAGGCAAGAAAAGCAGCTACCAAGATGCTGCAATTGAGCTTGGAAAAGAATtg GTTTCAAGAAACATTGATTTGGTGTATGGAGGAGGAAGCATTGGGTTAATGGGATTGGTTTCACAAGCAGTTCATGATGGTGGTCGCCATGTTATAGG GGTCATTCCCAAGACACTCATGCCTCGAGAG ttaaCTGGTGAAACAGTAGGAGAAGTGAAAGCAGTGGCTGGTATGCACCAAAGGAAAGCAGAAATGGCTAAGCATTCTGATGCTTTTATTGCTTTACCAG GTGGGTATGGCACTCTTGAGGAGCTTCTTGAAGTGATAACATGGGCTCAACTCGGCATTCATGATAAGCCG GTTGGTTTACTAAACGTTGATGGATACTACAACTCATTGCTGTCGTTTATCGACAAAGCAGTTGAAGAAGGCTTCATTAGCCCAAGTGCGCGCCACATCATCATCTCCGCTCCAACAGCTAAGGTTTTGGTCAGGAAACTAGAG GAATATGTTCCATGCCATGAAGGAGTGAAGTTAAACTGGGAAATAGAACAACTGGAATTCACTGACTATGATATCACTAGATGTTGA
- the LOC110891255 gene encoding BTB/POZ domain-containing protein At5g03250 isoform X2 — translation MELTAHNVISLRCAADWLEMTDDFGGENLITVTENFLIDVFATWADTMKALESCEEVLHDAEQLFLVSRCITSLAKKACTGFNAAVNNSEKVPTSTVWNGISPTNKPVTTYDDWWHKDVSFLGLHLYKRVIQAVASRGMKPETIAGSLVDYLKRYIPLLNREVGFNDGSYYKTVSPSEADQRNLFEDIVELFPDRKGVIDTAFLIRLLRTGMILHVSPSCQENLEKRVGAQLDSAVLEDVLIPNQGFNTVETLYDIDLFQRMIEYFMCMHQPPSAVCSPCIVEDGLDEGSGAQSLEAMTSVANLVDMFLADVAADVNLKLPKFQSLAAAVPDYARQVSDGIYRAIDIYFKAHPWLADFEREQMCRLMNVQKLSQEASTHAARNERLPMRVIVQVIFFEQLRIRTSIAGWFYVSENEDEVVGSLEQVGDGNERAGMGEMRERVLELERDCETIKFEIRKLVKNKISWNFLCKRKILGLLEPHRPNPGCDHHHVGATLTKPATSFPLCPFKR, via the exons ATGGAACTTACAGCCCACAATGTCATCAGCCTTCGATGCGCTGCAGACTGGCTAGAAATGACCGACGATTTCGGTGGCGAAAACCTAATTACGGTAACCGAAAACTTCTTAATCGACGTTTTCGCCACGTGGGCGGACACCATGAAAGCTCTAGAATCCTGCGAAGAAGTTCTTCACGATGCGGAACAGTTATTCCTCGTTTCACGTTGCATTACGTCTTTAGCGAAAAAAGCGTGCACGGGTTTCAATGCTGCGGTAAATAACAGCGAAAAGGTACCAACTTCCACCGTTTGGAATGGGATTTCACCGACAAACAAACCCGTAACAACGTATGACGATTGGTGGCATAAAGACGTGTCCTTTCTCGGTTTACATCTTTACAAACGGGTGATCCAGGCTGTTGCGTCACGGGGAATGAAACCCGAGACCATAGCTGGGTCTCTTGTCGATTATTTAAAACGATACATACCGTTATTAAACCGGGAAGTGGGTTTTAACGATGGTAGCTATTACAAAACCGTTTCTCCTTCCGAAGCGGATCAACGAAATCTTTTCGAAGATATCGTGGAATTATTTCCCGACCGAAAGGGCGTCATCGACACCGCGTTTCTCATACGACTTCTTCGTACCGGCATGATTCTACACGTGAGTCCGTCGTGTCAAGAAAATCTCGAGAAACGGGTCGGGGCCCAGTTGGATTCAGCGGTTTTAGAGGACGTTTTGATACCAAACCAGGGGTTTAACACGGTGGAAACTTTGTACGACATTGATTTATTTCAACGAATGATTGAATATTTCATGTGTATGCATCAACCTCCTAGTGCGGTGTGTTCACCGTGCATTGTCGAAGACGGGTTAGATGAAGGGAGTGGGGCCCAGTCTTTGGAGGCGATGACATCTGTCGCTAATCTGGTTGACATGTTtcttgctgacgtggcagccgatGTTAATTTGAAGCTCCCAAAGTTTCAGTCTCTTGCTGCTGCTGTTCCCGACTATGCTCGTCAAGTTTCTGACGGCATTTATCGTGCAATAGATATTTATTTTAAG GCACATCCATGGCTTGCAGACTTCGAGCGGGAGCAAATGTGCAGACTTATGAATGTTCAAAAGCTGTCACAGGAAGCGAGCACTCATGCAGCGCGTAACGAGAGGCTACCTATGCGTGTGATTGTTCAAGTTATCTTCTTTGAACAACTACGGATAAGAACATCGATTGCTGGGTGGTTTTATGTGTCGGAAAATGAAGATGAGGTGGTCGGGTCACTGGAACAAGTCGGTGACGGTAATGAGAGGGCGGGTATGGGTGAAATGAGGGAGCGCGTTCTTGAGCTCGAGAGAGACTGTGAAACCATCAAGTTTGAGATTCGAAAATTGGTGAAAAACAAGATCAGTTGGAATTTCTTATGTAAGCGAAAAA TACTCGGGTTATTGGAGCCACATCGACCAAACCCAGGGTGTGACCACCACCACGTTGGAGCCACATTGACCAAACCCGCCACGTCCTTCCCTCTTTGCCCTTTCAAGCGTTAA
- the LOC110891255 gene encoding BTB/POZ domain-containing protein At5g03250 isoform X1 — protein MASMQLGTKTHASFQLDGHTWQCTSGLPGDVTIEIGETSFHLHKFPLISRSGLLTRLIGDFSNEDEHVCIVHLDEIPGGSKTFELIARFCYDIKMELTAHNVISLRCAADWLEMTDDFGGENLITVTENFLIDVFATWADTMKALESCEEVLHDAEQLFLVSRCITSLAKKACTGFNAAVNNSEKVPTSTVWNGISPTNKPVTTYDDWWHKDVSFLGLHLYKRVIQAVASRGMKPETIAGSLVDYLKRYIPLLNREVGFNDGSYYKTVSPSEADQRNLFEDIVELFPDRKGVIDTAFLIRLLRTGMILHVSPSCQENLEKRVGAQLDSAVLEDVLIPNQGFNTVETLYDIDLFQRMIEYFMCMHQPPSAVCSPCIVEDGLDEGSGAQSLEAMTSVANLVDMFLADVAADVNLKLPKFQSLAAAVPDYARQVSDGIYRAIDIYFKAHPWLADFEREQMCRLMNVQKLSQEASTHAARNERLPMRVIVQVIFFEQLRIRTSIAGWFYVSENEDEVVGSLEQVGDGNERAGMGEMRERVLELERDCETIKFEIRKLVKNKISWNFLCKRKILGLLEPHRPNPGCDHHHVGATLTKPATSFPLCPFKR, from the exons ATGGCATCTATGCAGCTTGGCACCAAGACTCATGCTTCTTTCCAACTTGATGGCCACACTTG GCAGTGTACAAGTGGACTTCCGGGTGATGTCACTATTGAGATCGGAGAAACGTCGTTTCACCTCCATAAG TTTCCTTTAATCTCAAGAAGCGGGCTATTAACAAGACTTATTGGCGATTTCTCAAATGAAGACGAGCACGTATGCATTGTGCATCTTGACGAGATACCGGGTGGATCGAAAACATTCGAACTTATAGCCCGATTTTGTTACGATATCAAAATGGAACTTACAGCCCACAATGTCATCAGCCTTCGATGCGCTGCAGACTGGCTAGAAATGACCGACGATTTCGGTGGCGAAAACCTAATTACGGTAACCGAAAACTTCTTAATCGACGTTTTCGCCACGTGGGCGGACACCATGAAAGCTCTAGAATCCTGCGAAGAAGTTCTTCACGATGCGGAACAGTTATTCCTCGTTTCACGTTGCATTACGTCTTTAGCGAAAAAAGCGTGCACGGGTTTCAATGCTGCGGTAAATAACAGCGAAAAGGTACCAACTTCCACCGTTTGGAATGGGATTTCACCGACAAACAAACCCGTAACAACGTATGACGATTGGTGGCATAAAGACGTGTCCTTTCTCGGTTTACATCTTTACAAACGGGTGATCCAGGCTGTTGCGTCACGGGGAATGAAACCCGAGACCATAGCTGGGTCTCTTGTCGATTATTTAAAACGATACATACCGTTATTAAACCGGGAAGTGGGTTTTAACGATGGTAGCTATTACAAAACCGTTTCTCCTTCCGAAGCGGATCAACGAAATCTTTTCGAAGATATCGTGGAATTATTTCCCGACCGAAAGGGCGTCATCGACACCGCGTTTCTCATACGACTTCTTCGTACCGGCATGATTCTACACGTGAGTCCGTCGTGTCAAGAAAATCTCGAGAAACGGGTCGGGGCCCAGTTGGATTCAGCGGTTTTAGAGGACGTTTTGATACCAAACCAGGGGTTTAACACGGTGGAAACTTTGTACGACATTGATTTATTTCAACGAATGATTGAATATTTCATGTGTATGCATCAACCTCCTAGTGCGGTGTGTTCACCGTGCATTGTCGAAGACGGGTTAGATGAAGGGAGTGGGGCCCAGTCTTTGGAGGCGATGACATCTGTCGCTAATCTGGTTGACATGTTtcttgctgacgtggcagccgatGTTAATTTGAAGCTCCCAAAGTTTCAGTCTCTTGCTGCTGCTGTTCCCGACTATGCTCGTCAAGTTTCTGACGGCATTTATCGTGCAATAGATATTTATTTTAAG GCACATCCATGGCTTGCAGACTTCGAGCGGGAGCAAATGTGCAGACTTATGAATGTTCAAAAGCTGTCACAGGAAGCGAGCACTCATGCAGCGCGTAACGAGAGGCTACCTATGCGTGTGATTGTTCAAGTTATCTTCTTTGAACAACTACGGATAAGAACATCGATTGCTGGGTGGTTTTATGTGTCGGAAAATGAAGATGAGGTGGTCGGGTCACTGGAACAAGTCGGTGACGGTAATGAGAGGGCGGGTATGGGTGAAATGAGGGAGCGCGTTCTTGAGCTCGAGAGAGACTGTGAAACCATCAAGTTTGAGATTCGAAAATTGGTGAAAAACAAGATCAGTTGGAATTTCTTATGTAAGCGAAAAA TACTCGGGTTATTGGAGCCACATCGACCAAACCCAGGGTGTGACCACCACCACGTTGGAGCCACATTGACCAAACCCGCCACGTCCTTCCCTCTTTGCCCTTTCAAGCGTTAA